TCCTGCTCTGATCCAGGCCATGTGAGGAAGGAGGACACACTGaaccagcagcatttcctcccaGGGCTctacagcagcaaaggcagctccaTCAAGGTGAGGCTGGGAGACAGCTGCAATATTTGTATCAACAAAACTGATGTAAGAATCAGACTTGCATTCCCTACCTGTTCATGGCAGAGTTGATCACACCCCACACAAAAGTAGACTCAGATCCCTCCAGCAAGTCTGTGAAAGAGAGCAGATGTTGTGGCTCAGAACTAAGAAACCCCAGAAACCACCATCAGATCAGTGCCTtaaatggcttcccactgccagagggcagggctggatgggattttgAGCAGcaattgttccctgggagggtgggcaggccctggcatagggtgccagagcagctggggctgcccctggatccctggaagtgccaaaggccaggctggatgggacttggagcagcctgggacagtggaaggtgtcccaggcCATGGAATGAGATCAGCTTTAAGGTGCCatccaagccaaaccattcaGGGATTGGGTGATCAGGAATATCTCAGTCATATTTTCACATGTTCAAGAGGGAGGCAAAGTTGACCTATGAGGAATGTGTCTGCTTCACTGAGGAACACGTTTCCATTGCTATCACCACACATAAGGCACAAAAGCTCTTATGGGAGCAAGGGATGCTTGGAAATCTCTTCTGGAAGGCATTTTGGATTGCTCCCTATAGCAAGCCAACCCTGCTGGGTGCAGAGATCCATGTTCATAGGAAGGAGCAGAAGCAAAGTGTCCTACAAGGCAGCCCTGAGCACTCCTGGGCTCACACTGtccagggagaggcagcagaggggcaAGTTCCTCACCTGTTTCCCAGTCTTCAGCACTTGGAGGTGCCTGCCATGTGCTCCCATTattcagctgctcctgtgagGACTCAGAGGACCGGCACACTtcaggaagagagaaaacacagtGACCCTTAAATCCATTAAACACTTTGGCTAAACCTGTAAAACACCTCTGGGCTTTAGAGCAAGCCCCATCCAAAGCAAATAGATTGGGgacagctgaaatgcagcaacttcaaaattgttttttttttttttaatgaaaaagagaagactCTGCTCCCTGGAACTCTGAGCAGGAATTCTGGAGTGAAGAGGAAACCTGCTGACATGGATGCAGGCATCACTGCCTGTGCATCTcttcagaagacagaaaactgtGCCCTGTGGTGTGCAAGAGTCAAAGGGAGATCAGCTCTGCAAGAGGAGCAGCCCATCCTTGTGGCATTAATGCATCCCACTCCTCCTTCCAGAGACATTTCCTGCATGGTTTTGGGTAAAACCTTCCCATTCAACAAGCCTGGTAACAAAATACATGCAAAGCctacccagagcagctgccataTCCCCAAGAAACTGCCCCATAAAGCCAAGCAAATAAGATCAAGTTTCCCCAAAGCTGCTGTGTCACATAAAACTACAGACAACCATTTGCCTCCCACTTTTGGGTTATTCCATGAGGACACCTCAGTCCCCAGGGTGCACAGGGGGTCTCTTACCCACATCTTGCTCCACAAAGGCTTTGTCATTGCACTTCATGATGTGGTTGCTGAGgtcagcctgaggaaccaggtGACGAGCGTTGAAGGGACATGTGGCCAATTTCTTTGCAATTTCAGGGTTGCTCTGGACAAGGGAAAACCAAAATTATGTGCCACATCTGTCAAATTCACTTACCTCTTGTTGatacataggaaaaaaagactGGGATGTTCGTGGTGttgctttgaaaaatacaaaaatgaacAAGAAATTGCAATGTATTGGTTAGACACTCACTAAATACAAAaggggaaatgaaaaagaattttcttccatTCCCAGAAACTGAGCCATCCTGACTGAAATGGAACAGACCTTCAGCAAACTCCCTACAGttccctgcagtgcaggtgATACTGACTGCATGGCTTAAAGCACAAATGAAACCATTTTAAAACCAGTAAGGGAGGGACATCAGGCAAATCCAAACCCTTCAGGTGTATTTTAACTAACTGGGCACACAGGCAGAGAAATGCTGTGAGCCTTTCAGAAGAAccagggagctggcagcactcCACCTGCATTTCCATGATGGCAGGCACCAGTTCTagtggcagagctcagctgtcaCTACAGTAAATGATCTCCTTCAAGGGACAGAGCCTCACTGGGAaaaccccagctctggcactggaCCAGTGcttgcctggctctgctgggcagggattAGACCCACACCCAAGGCTGCACCACTGCTGatccctgccctcagcacacCCAGGGCCCCTG
The sequence above is a segment of the Molothrus ater isolate BHLD 08-10-18 breed brown headed cowbird chromosome 27, BPBGC_Mater_1.1, whole genome shotgun sequence genome. Coding sequences within it:
- the LOC118696679 gene encoding gametocyte-specific factor 1-like → MELEEDFDMLDPERLIQCPLVKHHWIRARRFPYHLVKCKESNPEIAKKLATCPFNARHLVPQADLSNHIMKCNDKAFVEQDVVCRSSESSQEQLNNGSTWQAPPSAEDWETDLLEGSESTFVWGVINSAMNSPISDQNNSLPSRMRPPETLPYSVSAGLIRSISSSPWSVVLPQQ